CATGGCCTGGGCTGGCCCCTCCCCATTGTGGACAAATGTGTTTCTCAGACTGACTCAGGTCCCCATCCTTAGCCCTAGCCACGGTACTGGTGTAGGGTAGGGACCCAGTTAGCACAGACTGAACTGGGTACATAGGAAGTACATAGAAATTGTGTCCAGTGAGTTAAGTGAAATCTCCCTCCACAGCCCAGATGAGAACAGAGACTTTAGGCCTGGGAGGATCAGGAGGTCTAAATCTTCCTCTCTTTTCACCAGGAACCCTCAGAGAATTCCCCCGCCCATCCCCACCATTCTGTATGTCCCTGAGCTGAGGATAATGGGAGGACCTAGGAAGGGGCTCGCTGCTCCTGCCTTGGGGTGGCACAAGcctaggtttgaatcctagctctgccacttactaggaTTGCAGTGATAGGAAAACTAATGTTGGAAGTTTCTCAGTTTATTCAGTATATGAAAAGGGGATATTATCCATCTTGCAGATTTGTTGTGAAGCTCAATTGGACTTTGAAAATCTTTTCAGATGTGAAAGGTGTGGTTGGAGGTTGGAGAGAGTGGATGGTCATGTCTATGTCAGGCTACTGTAGGCGGAGGTGCAGAGAAAGGAGCAGCTTGTTGCTTGGTGGGCGGCCGAGGAAGGGTTCCCTGTTGAGGGTCTTTTGAACTAGGTCTAGAGGAAGAGCAGTTTTCCAGGTGGGCCTCTGCCGTGGGAGGGAAGGGGGATTTCTGTCTGGGTGGATCTACCAAGCCCCTCCTTTACTCATCCCCGACCTTACCTGTGCTGTGCTGACCTGCTGTGACCTTCTTCCCCCAGCCCCCCTGCCCATGGCCCACATCGAGAAGTTGGCAGCAGACTGTATGCGggatgtggaggaggaggaggaggaggaagggctggAGGAAGATGCAGAGCTGCTGGTGTGTCTGCCAGGCTGGTATCCCAGGGCTCTGAGGCAAGCTTGGGCCTGGTGGAGGAGAGGGCAGTGGAGAGAGGCTGGGGGTGCCCCTCTGTTCTCTGACTCTGAGTGAGTGCTTGCCCCTCCTGGCCGTACAATGGGTGGCGtgtctctaacttctgggctaAGCTCTGCGGTTGAGAATTCTCAGATTTGGAGTAATTACTGTTTTCGAGGCTATCCTTGGTCAGATTAAAGAAATGTTTTGGTGAAGGGGACTGAGGCACAGTGACTGACGTTAGGGAATATCGCTGGGAGAGAGGGTCCTTTACTCTCAGGTCATGTCGTGGGTATGGTCTTGAGGCCCCCAAGCTCCTGGGCTGTGTTTTGTCTCCCTAGACGGAGCTGCAGGAGGTCTTAGGTGTGGACGAGGAGACTGAGCCCCTGGATGGTAATGAGGCAGCTGGCCCAGGCGGCTCTGAGGAGGAGAAGGGCCTAGAAGACACTGAACCTCCAGTGCAGACAGCTGTCCTGACAGCTTCAGCCCCAGCAGCTGAGGTGGGTTCTGGTTCAGGGCCCCTGTGCCTCTGATGCTCCTGTGTGCCCAGACATAACGTGTGTGGCCTGGCCTGCACGGCAAGGCCGCAGTCACCCTTTCCAGGACCCTCCTCCGGCAGCTGCCCCAAGCAGAAACTGAGCACAAGAAACTCCTCCGTGGCTGCCAGTCTCAAAGGCCTCTCTGTTCTCCCAGACCACCCCCGGGAGCCATTTCCTGGCTTCCACCAACTGGGGCTCTGTATTTGCCTCTGCCATGGCCTCTGGCCTCTCCAGTGAGCCTTTGCTTCCTGCCTTGAGGCTTTTAGGCTCTTCTTTCTCCTGGAGTCCCAGAGCTCCATCTTCTGGGGGCAGCTTCCGCAGAGGGAGAATGGTAGGCCTAGCAGGCCCTGGAGTGGCCAGGCCCTTAACCGAATTGTTCATAGGCCGGAGCATCTCAGGGGCTGCACGCTTTGCTGGAGGAACGAATTCGCAACTACCGAGAGGCTGCGGCCAGCGCCAAAGAGGCAGGCGAAGCAGCCAAAGCTAGGCGCTGCGAGCGCGGCCTGAAGGTGAGTCGGGCTAGGCTgggagcagggcaggggaggggactTCATGGAAGGCGGCTGGTGGAGATTGCACCAGTGGAGGGGAGGTCACCCCACCAgactttgggggtgggggagccaCCTCTGGCCTGTCTTGGAGCAGGGTCTGGGCTAAGATGGCTGGCTGGGTTTCTGGACCAGTTCTCTCCCTCAGACCTTGGAGTCGCAGCTAGCCGCTGTGAGGAGAGGCAGAAAGATCAATGAGGATGAGATCCCACCTCCAGTGGCCTTAGGAAAGCGGCCCCTGGTCCCCCAGGAACCAGCCAACAGGAGCCCTGAGGCAGACCCTCCAGCTCCCCCTGCCTTGGAGTCAGGTATCTGCAGATGCCCAAATCCTGGTCTAGTTCCTGGGGTCATAGCCCACAGCCTGTCTCCCCAACCTGCCACCACTGTTCATTACCATTGGTCACATCCTCCCCAGGACATCCTCAGGCCAGTGAGGTCCATGGGCACCTTCTTCTGTGACGCTCATGTGCTCTCTGGGGACTGTTTGCTTCCTTATAGACAACCCCTCCCAACCTGAGACCAGCCTCCCTGGCGTTTCTGCCCAGCCCATTTCAGACTCAGACCCAGACCCAGACCCACGGGCCCTGCTGTCATCCCGACAGAGAGAGTACAAAGTGGCTGCCCTCAGTGCCAAGCGGGCTGGCGAGCTAGACCGTGCGCGAGAGCTCATGAGGATTGGGAAGGTATGGCATCTGGCTCAGGCCACccaccctcattttatagatgggggaaactgaggctcagaaagggagCTAGACTGAGATTGAGTGAGATTGGCCTGAGTGGGGGTTGTTTCAGCCCAGGCTCTTGGAGTCCCCCGGCTTTTGCCCACACCTGCTTTTCCAACTTCTGCAGAGATTCGGTGCTGTCCTGGAGGCCCTGGAGAAGGGGCAGCCTGTGGATCTGAGTGCCATGCCTCCGGCACCTGAGGGTCAGTATGTATCtgctcaggctggggtggggttggggaggagtAGCAGGCCTGGGGCTGACCAGGCCCTCCCACCTACACTTCTACTCTGGGTCCCCCAGATCTGAAGCCCCGGCAGCCGTCTCAGGCTCCCACAGCACCCTCAGTCATTCCCCCAGCTGTGGAGCGAGTGCAGCCAGTGAAGGCCCCTGACATCCCAGCAACCCCAGGTAGGGCAGGATGGTGGGACTGTGGTGTGGGGACCTGCAGGCATTGGGGGGCAGGCTGAGCTGATGcccacttcttccttctttccttcaagtGGCCCCTACAGAGTCACCGACAATGCTAGATGCCCTGCAGCAAAGGCTGAACAAGTACCGCGAGGCAGGCATCCAGGCCCGGAGTGGTGGGGATGAGCGCAAGGCTCGGATGCATGAGCGCATTGCCAAGGTGGGCCCGCGGCTGTGCAGCCCCTGCCTGTGCTGGCCTCTTCCCTGGCTGGGTGCTCTGTCTCCCTGGTCCTCCGGCTAGTCCTCATCTTTTCTGAACCTtcatctctttgtctctctgggGCTCTTGCTGCCTCAAGGATCTTTTTTCTCCCAGGGCTGCTGTCTTCCCACCAGTCTCCGTCTCCTTGCCCCACTGTGTGTTATGTTGGGCAGGGGGCCTATGGGCTGCTGCCAACCACaggcccctcccttcctccccttgcAGCAATATCAAGATGCTATTCGAGCACACAGAGCAGGACGGAAAGTCAACTTTGCTGAGTTGCCTGTTCCTCCAGGTGAGTGGGGCATGGCCTAGGGGTGCTGTGAGGAGGTGGTCCCTGGGCAAGAAGGGAATGGGGGACAGCCAGTGGGGATGACTTCTCATGCATCTGCCCTCCCACTGTGGAGCCATCCATCCCAGCCATGCTCAGCAGAGCCATGCCCCAGAGAGAGCCCTGGGTAGCTCTGTGCTGCTCTGAGgctgctccctgcccctcccatGCTGTCTCTTTCCCACAGGATTTCCCCCTATCCCTGGCCTGGAGCCCACTATGGGTGTTGAAGAGGACTCAGTGGCAGCGACATTGGCAGCTGCAGAGAAACTGGCCTCTGCAGAGGATACAGGCCCAGCTGATGAAGACGAGGACGAGGTTTGGCTGAGGGATCAACTTCAGGGCTGGTGGGGAGAATAGCAGGTGAGGGGTAAACCCAGACCCTGTTGTCCATACTAACAAGCCCAATAAGGTACATATTCTTTTCTCCACTGTACAGAGAAAAAACTTGTCCAAGGACACCCAGCTAGGaaatagcagagctgggattcaaaccaagGTCTTTCTGAACCCAGAGCTCCGGCTCTGTCCCCATTATCCTGCAGTCTGTCTCCTGTTGGGGAGGTTAGATGTGAGAGCTTCTGAGGCTGCTTCTAGCTCTCAGATCTTTTAGGGCCCAGGAAGAGAAGCCACCCATCTCAGGTCACACAGTGATTTAGTACAGTGTTAGGAAGATAGCCCAAGCAAGTCTGGGAGCCACCTTGGCCATGCTGGGGAACAGATCCCCTCCTAACAGCCTCCTGGGCACCTGCAGGGTGAGCCCCCAGCACAGGCCCCAGTGGCCAAGAAACCTGCACGGCCCGCGGTCCCTTCATCTCAGCCCCTGCCTGAGCCCAAGGCCTCAAGTTCTAAGGAGTCACCTAGTCCATCTGGTGAGTTGGGGACAAGCAGGGTAAAGAACTGAGGGCCTAGGGAGGGCAGGTGTGGCCCTAACCAGTAGCCTTCTCCCTTCAGTGCGGGAGCAGCTGGCACTGCTGGAGGCACGGAAACTGCAGTACCAGCGGGCAGCCCTGCAGGCCAAGCGAAGCCAGGACCTGGAGCAGGCCAAAGCCCATCTGCGGGTGGCCAAATGTCTTGAGGCTCAGATCATCCAGGCCCGAGCTGGCAGACCTGTTGATCTGTCCAAGGTGAGTCCCACCTGGTTAACCACCAGGACTTCTCAGGCGGAGAAGGTGACTGGCAGGCTTGACAGGCTGTGAACGAGGGCAGCTTCTGGGATGAGGTGGGGTTTGGACAGGACATGATGACAGCTGGGAAAGAGCCTTTTGCTTATACCCCTCTAACTCACGGCCCCAAAGGAAACCAGGAGAAGGGAAGGTGGGCTGCCCGTGGTCAGAGATGACAAGGCTGGGCCAGGCCATGAGAGGCAAGAGTGTTATCTTGGGATAGAATGGGAGGCGATGAGTTGTCATCAGTGGACTGTAGTAGAAGCTGAGGAATTGTTTAGTTTGGGTTCCTGCCTTTGTTGGACTTGGTAGAGGAGTAATCTGACTCTTGGGGCCCGAGGGGCCTTGTGACCTGGGTAGGTGCCTTCGCCCTTGACGGATGAGGAGGGTGACTTCATCCTCATCCACCATGAGGACCTGCGACTCtcccagaaggtggaggaggtGTATGCCCAGCTGCAAAAAATGCTTCTGGAGCAACAAGAGGTCAGCAGGCCCCTCGTCTGTTCCTCCCCTCTGTGCCCACAGCCTCCCCATGGAAGAAGGCCTGGAGCTCAGACCACACGGCCCTGGACTCAAATTCTTAGCTCTTCCACTTACTCGCTGTGTAACTTGGGCAAGGCACTTCCCTCTCTGAACtatattttcctcatctgtgagatggggTGATAATACCCCTCTTTCAGGGTGGTACAGAGTTCAAACAAtagagaagagggaaagaacaTTGTGATGTgcgtgtatgtttatgtgtgtatctatctgaACTGCCACCTGTTCTGGAAAGGCTGCCTTCTGAGGGGATGTTTGAATTAGGTTTTGATGGAAGGAGTTGCTAATTTGGGGAATGGCTGACCTCAGAAGAGAAAATGGCAAAAGTGTAGGCAGAGAAACCTGATGGGACTTGGGAGTAGTGCCCTTGGGGTTGTGTTATGGGAGGAGAGAGGTTAGGCTACAGAGGAAGGTTGAAGCTTTAAGAAGTCTACCCTTGAATGCCAACCGAGGCAGGTCCTGCTCTGGGCTCGGGAGTCACTCTGGGCCTCTATTTTCAGAAGTGCCTCCTGTTCTCCAAGCAGTTCATGCACCAGGGCAACGTGGCTGAGACCACCCGGTAAGTGcaagggctggggctgggctcctGGGGTGGGGAGCAGAAAATCCATCGTCATGCTGACGTACCCATCCCTGTCAGATTTGAGAAGCTTGCTCAGGACCGCAGGAAACAGCTGGAGATCCTGCAGCTGGCCCAGGCTCAGGGCCTCGACCCTCCCAGCCACCACTTTGAGTTGAAGACATTCCAGACTGTGAGGTACCAAGGCCTAGGGAAACAGGGGCTccaggcagggaggggcaggaggcTGGGAGCCCAGGCCAGAGACTTCTGCCCCTTTAGTGAGGCTTGCCAAGCCTAGCCCCACTGTGGGCACTGGGGCTGTTGAGGAGTAGGACAGGGTGCATGCCAGTGAAGAGCGCACAGCTGTCCAGGTGCTGTGGAAAGAGCTCTGGACCAGAAGTCAGTGACCAAGGTCTGCATACCAgctctgccttccctccctcctgtcaCCACCCAGCTGAGCATACAGGCCCTGGAAGAAGGGACCTTGTTCCACCACTGTCCTTCACTTTGAgcattttctccttccctcttggCTCTAGGATCTTTTCCGAACTCAACAGCACAGAAATGCATCTGATCATTGTCCGGGGAATGAACCTCCCAGCCCCTCCAGGTAACCCTAGGGCCGCCCCTACTCCAGGAGGCTCTTGCCCGGACACTCCACTCCAAGTGCTAGGCTCCTGGCCACTCCCTCTGATTTGactcccttttctccttcccagGGGTGACTCCGGATGACCTGGATGCTTTTGTGCGGTTTGAGTTTCACTATCCTAACTCGGTGAGCTTCAGGTAGAAGTAGGATCCTCTGAAACCCGCCTTGCATTCCAGGACCCTGTGCTCACTTTCTTCCCATCCCTGGGAGGCCTGGCTGCAGTGCTTGCCCTGTGTGCCTCTGTGTTTATACGCTGTCCTGACTTCTCCCTCCTCACTGCTTAGGACCAagctcaaaaaagcaaaacagctgTGGTGAAGAACACAAATTCTCCAGGTGAGGGCCACATGTgggcctctttctcctctctctcagaGAGTGTGGG
This region of Macaca fascicularis isolate 582-1 chromosome 1, T2T-MFA8v1.1 genomic DNA includes:
- the CC2D1B gene encoding coiled-coil and C2 domain-containing protein 1B isoform X2, coding for MPGPRPRKGPQARGQGVAAAKQMGLFMEFGPEDMLLGIDEAEDDEDLEAELLALTGEAQTTGKKPAPKGQAPLPMAHIEKLAADCMRDVEEEEEEEGLEEDAELLTELQEVLGVDEETEPLDGNEAAGPGGSEEEKGLEDTEPPVQTAVLTASAPAAEAGASQGLHALLEERIRNYREAAASAKEAGEAAKARRCERGLKTLESQLAAVRRGRKINEDEIPPPVALGKRPLVPQEPANRSPEADPPAPPALESDNPSQPETSLPGVSAQPISDSDPDPDPRALLSSRQREYKVAALSAKRAGELDRARELMRIGKRFGAVLEALEKGQPVDLSAMPPAPEDLKPRQPSQAPTAPSVIPPAVERVQPVKAPDIPATPVAPTESPTMLDALQQRLNKYREAGIQARSGGDERKARMHERIAKQYQDAIRAHRAGRKVNFAELPVPPGFPPIPGLEPTMGVEEDSVAATLAAAEKLASAEDTGPADEDEDEGEPPAQAPVAKKPARPAVPSSQPLPEPKASSSKESPSPSVREQLALLEARKLQYQRAALQAKRSQDLEQAKAHLRVAKCLEAQIIQARAGRPVDLSKKCLLFSKQFMHQGNVAETTRFEKLAQDRRKQLEILQLAQAQGLDPPSHHFELKTFQTVRIFSELNSTEMHLIIVRGMNLPAPPGVTPDDLDAFVRFEFHYPNSDQAQKSKTAVVKNTNSPEFDQLFKLNINRNHRGFKRVIQSKGIKFEIFHKGSFFRSDKLVGTAHLKLERLENECEIREIVEVLDGRKPTGGKLEVKVRLREPLSGQDVQMVTENWLVLEPRGL
- the CC2D1B gene encoding coiled-coil and C2 domain-containing protein 1B isoform X3, which produces MRIGKRFGAVLEALEKGQPVDLSAMPPAPEDLKPRQPSQAPTAPSVIPPAVERVQPVKAPDIPATPVAPTESPTMLDALQQRLNKYREAGIQARSGGDERKARMHERIAKQYQDAIRAHRAGRKVNFAELPVPPGFPPIPGLEPTMGVEEDSVAATLAAAEKLASAEDTGPADEDEDEGEPPAQAPVAKKPARPAVPSSQPLPEPKASSSKESPSPSVREQLALLEARKLQYQRAALQAKRSQDLEQAKAHLRVAKCLEAQIIQARAGRPVDLSKVPSPLTDEEGDFILIHHEDLRLSQKVEEVYAQLQKMLLEQQEKCLLFSKQFMHQGNVAETTRFEKLAQDRRKQLEILQLAQAQGLDPPSHHFELKTFQTVRIFSELNSTEMHLIIVRGMNLPAPPGVTPDDLDAFVRFEFHYPNSDQAQKSKTAVVKNTNSPEFDQLFKLNINRNHRGFKRVIQSKGIKFEIFHKGSFFRSDKLVGTAHLKLERLENECEIREIVEVLDGRKPTGGKLEVKVRLREPLSGQDVQMVTENWLVLEPRGL
- the CC2D1B gene encoding coiled-coil and C2 domain-containing protein 1B isoform X1, yielding MPGPRPRKGPQARGQGVAAAKQMGLFMEFGPEDMLLGIDEAEDDEDLEAELLALTGEAQTTGKKPAPKGQAPLPMAHIEKLAADCMRDVEEEEEEEGLEEDAELLTELQEVLGVDEETEPLDGNEAAGPGGSEEEKGLEDTEPPVQTAVLTASAPAAEAGASQGLHALLEERIRNYREAAASAKEAGEAAKARRCERGLKTLESQLAAVRRGRKINEDEIPPPVALGKRPLVPQEPANRSPEADPPAPPALESDNPSQPETSLPGVSAQPISDSDPDPDPRALLSSRQREYKVAALSAKRAGELDRARELMRIGKRFGAVLEALEKGQPVDLSAMPPAPEDLKPRQPSQAPTAPSVIPPAVERVQPVKAPDIPATPVAPTESPTMLDALQQRLNKYREAGIQARSGGDERKARMHERIAKQYQDAIRAHRAGRKVNFAELPVPPGFPPIPGLEPTMGVEEDSVAATLAAAEKLASAEDTGPADEDEDEGEPPAQAPVAKKPARPAVPSSQPLPEPKASSSKESPSPSVREQLALLEARKLQYQRAALQAKRSQDLEQAKAHLRVAKCLEAQIIQARAGRPVDLSKVPSPLTDEEGDFILIHHEDLRLSQKVEEVYAQLQKMLLEQQEKCLLFSKQFMHQGNVAETTRFEKLAQDRRKQLEILQLAQAQGLDPPSHHFELKTFQTVRIFSELNSTEMHLIIVRGMNLPAPPGVTPDDLDAFVRFEFHYPNSDQAQKSKTAVVKNTNSPEFDQLFKLNINRNHRGFKRVIQSKGIKFEIFHKGSFFRSDKLVGTAHLKLERLENECEIREIVEVLDGRKPTGGKLEVKVRLREPLSGQDVQMVTENWLVLEPRGL